From one Thermatribacter velox genomic stretch:
- a CDS encoding carbohydrate ABC transporter permease, with amino-acid sequence MRWLWKIARAVLVIITLFFFLFPVYWLATTAFKRSEDWFTWPPSFFPRYWTVGNFLGLEGGFFGSVTTAISTITPYLRNSTIVALFVALISTVVAALAAYAISRFKIGGMGFVSWIISIRMLPPIAAALPLYVIFSKLHLVNTWWALILSHLVFTTPFSTWVLITFFNEIPRELDEAAYVDGAGIWQSFTRVSLPLAAPGLAAVATLSFIQSWGEFLMALVLTTSKDAQTLPIYLGRFITGWRIAWGPLAAAGLITMIPVIVFSLLMQRYLIRGLTFGAVKG; translated from the coding sequence ATGAGGTGGCTCTGGAAAATTGCAAGAGCAGTGTTGGTAATCATAACCCTTTTCTTCTTTCTCTTCCCCGTATACTGGCTGGCAACCACAGCTTTCAAAAGGAGCGAAGACTGGTTTACCTGGCCTCCTTCCTTTTTCCCTCGCTACTGGACGGTGGGAAATTTCCTGGGTCTTGAAGGAGGATTTTTTGGGAGTGTTACCACAGCCATCTCCACCATCACCCCTTATCTCAGAAACAGCACCATAGTAGCGCTTTTTGTGGCTCTCATCTCAACCGTAGTGGCTGCACTTGCCGCCTACGCCATATCTCGCTTCAAAATAGGTGGAATGGGTTTTGTGTCCTGGATTATCTCCATCAGGATGTTACCACCAATCGCTGCAGCGTTGCCCCTTTACGTTATTTTCAGCAAACTGCATCTTGTGAACACCTGGTGGGCACTCATTCTATCTCATCTGGTATTCACCACTCCTTTCAGTACCTGGGTGTTGATAACCTTTTTCAACGAAATTCCCCGAGAACTTGATGAAGCAGCCTATGTGGACGGAGCAGGCATATGGCAAAGTTTTACCCGAGTAAGCCTGCCTCTCGCTGCTCCAGGTTTAGCTGCGGTAGCCACTCTGTCTTTTATCCAGAGCTGGGGAGAATTTCTGATGGCCCTGGTCCTCACCACCAGCAAGGACGCCCAAACCCTTCCCATCTATCTGGGACGCTTTATAACCGGGTGGCGTATTGCCTGGGGGCCTCTCGCTGCAGCCGGGCTCATCACCATGATTCCAGTAATCGTTTTCTCCCTTCTCATGCAACGCTACCTGATACGGGGCTTGACGTTCGGTGCAGTAAAAGGCTAA
- a CDS encoding carbohydrate ABC transporter permease, whose amino-acid sequence MLSALHRRKRIGFFMVLPLLLLFIGLTVYPFAYMIYMSFHRYTLASWEKPEFIGLENYKEIFQDRTARSSVKFTILLLAVACPLEIVLGIGIAFLLRDFFGERTFRSTLLIPMMVPPVVAGIAWKMLFNFEFGPINYFLSLLGVDRVSWLGTQFFAQLGIILIDVWQWTPFVFLVIYAGLQSIPRDVVEASLVDGASGWSALRYIELPLLKPLIWVVLIIRLIDILKIFDLVYMVTFGGPGSATHSYSFYIYKVGISFGWDIGYASALSVILLIVVSLLTNLLIRFLRLREVLGL is encoded by the coding sequence ATGCTTTCTGCTCTGCACAGAAGAAAAAGAATTGGCTTTTTCATGGTTCTTCCGTTGCTTTTACTTTTCATAGGACTGACTGTTTACCCTTTTGCCTACATGATATACATGTCTTTTCACAGATACACCCTTGCTTCCTGGGAAAAACCAGAATTTATTGGCCTCGAAAATTATAAAGAAATATTCCAGGACCGCACTGCTCGCTCCAGTGTTAAGTTTACCATCTTGCTCCTGGCAGTTGCCTGCCCTCTGGAAATAGTGCTTGGAATTGGTATTGCTTTCCTCCTTCGTGACTTTTTTGGAGAAAGAACATTCAGAAGTACTCTCCTGATTCCCATGATGGTACCTCCAGTTGTAGCAGGAATAGCCTGGAAAATGTTGTTTAACTTTGAATTTGGACCTATCAATTACTTCCTGTCGCTTTTGGGTGTTGACAGAGTTTCCTGGTTGGGCACTCAATTTTTTGCACAGTTGGGCATAATCCTTATCGACGTTTGGCAGTGGACACCTTTTGTGTTCCTGGTGATTTACGCAGGCTTACAATCCATACCTCGGGATGTGGTGGAAGCAAGCCTTGTGGATGGAGCCAGCGGATGGAGTGCACTTCGCTACATTGAACTCCCGCTCCTCAAGCCCCTCATCTGGGTAGTGCTGATTATTCGCCTAATCGATATTCTGAAAATATTCGACTTGGTCTACATGGTGACCTTTGGAGGACCGGGTTCAGCGACTCATTCCTACAGTTTTTATATTTATAAAGTAGGCATATCATTCGGATGGGACATTGGCTATGCCTCAGCCCTGAGCGTAATCCTTTTGATTGTAGTATCGCTTTTGACCAACCTCCTGATTCGCTTCCTGCGACTCAGAGAAGTGCTGGGACTCTGA
- a CDS encoding sugar ABC transporter substrate-binding protein yields MSKKWLVLALIALMTLVAGSAFAGELTVWSSPDNADALYELAQNFMAQHPEVRIEITPLSWEVLYPRILQDITSKTGAFDVTTWDLMTAGAIAPGFVDLEAFAQANPDLVDPNFDDDDFIPTARYVYGYWQDKRIGYPFYGATMFFFYRKDLFENETLKAKFQAEYGKELRVPQTWEEAKDIAKFFTKKFNPDSPTEYGIALMFPRTHTLFYMYLNFFGPYRRSEEGIAKFGEVDLDWGDYFTADHKPAFNSEEGVKALQDMIELMQYAPDPLGSDYGETLEAFAKGRVAMVPQWTACLASWKESPELQPFEEKVGVAVMPGGAPVSGGWGIGINEASDNKKEAFQFIQYATSKEGDKIQWLKYRIGPTRKSVVYDPEVLADSPWLKDAYIQSLEGASHRPRIPEEPRLEDILVGTLSEILLGQQPASIDTLNMVAEDWIKTLSK; encoded by the coding sequence ATGAGCAAGAAATGGTTGGTTTTAGCCCTGATTGCCTTGATGACTCTGGTTGCAGGTTCGGCATTCGCTGGAGAACTCACCGTGTGGTCTTCACCCGACAATGCCGATGCTTTGTATGAACTTGCCCAGAACTTTATGGCCCAGCATCCAGAAGTCAGAATTGAAATAACTCCTCTTTCCTGGGAAGTCCTGTACCCACGTATCCTGCAAGACATAACCAGCAAAACCGGTGCTTTTGACGTAACCACTTGGGACTTAATGACTGCTGGAGCCATCGCCCCTGGATTTGTGGACCTGGAAGCTTTTGCCCAAGCCAATCCAGACCTGGTGGATCCCAACTTCGATGACGACGATTTTATTCCCACAGCAAGATACGTCTATGGTTACTGGCAGGACAAGCGCATTGGTTATCCTTTCTATGGAGCAACCATGTTCTTCTTCTATCGCAAAGACCTTTTCGAAAATGAGACACTTAAAGCCAAATTCCAGGCTGAATACGGAAAAGAGCTTCGCGTGCCCCAGACCTGGGAAGAAGCAAAAGACATCGCCAAGTTCTTTACCAAAAAGTTTAATCCCGACTCTCCCACTGAATACGGTATTGCCTTAATGTTCCCCCGTACCCACACTCTTTTCTACATGTACTTGAATTTCTTTGGTCCCTATCGCCGTAGCGAAGAGGGTATAGCCAAATTTGGAGAAGTGGATCTCGACTGGGGTGATTATTTCACTGCAGACCACAAGCCAGCTTTCAACTCCGAAGAGGGAGTAAAAGCCCTGCAAGATATGATTGAACTCATGCAGTACGCTCCCGACCCCTTGGGCTCTGACTACGGCGAAACTCTGGAAGCGTTTGCTAAGGGTAGGGTAGCCATGGTTCCCCAGTGGACCGCCTGTTTAGCCAGCTGGAAAGAATCGCCTGAGCTGCAGCCATTTGAAGAAAAAGTTGGCGTTGCAGTTATGCCTGGAGGTGCTCCAGTAAGCGGTGGCTGGGGTATCGGTATCAATGAAGCATCTGACAACAAAAAAGAAGCTTTCCAGTTCATCCAGTACGCAACCAGCAAGGAAGGCGACAAAATTCAGTGGCTAAAATACCGCATAGGTCCCACCCGAAAATCGGTTGTCTACGACCCTGAAGTATTAGCCGATTCGCCCTGGCTCAAAGACGCCTACATCCAGTCTCTGGAAGGCGCATCTCACCGTCCACGCATTCCTGAAGAGCCAAGGCTCGAAGACATCCTGGTTGGCACCCTCTCAGAAATTCTGCTTGGTCAGCAACCTGCTTCAATTGACACTCTGAATATGGTAGCCGAAGACTGGATAAAAACCCTGAGCAAATGA
- a CDS encoding LacI family DNA-binding transcriptional regulator has protein sequence MNDHKRRPTIKDIASLAGVSIGTVDRALHNRRGIDPQTRQRILTIAEKIGYRKNRVASILTRKKPLVFAAVFPQKLHYFYDDVRQGFKEAIEALQDFKVYPLVYSVESLGQGEENVLQKLLQEDIDALVLTPGHRSKLNPLINQFVEKNIPVVTVSTDAPESKRLTSVCVNPYQNGELAGELLAKIVTGPRVAIMVGSLEIEDHRQKVDGFTNAFLAMHPDGEVVAVVENHEREELAAQNTEELLRKYPDLAGIYVATANSVAVCKVLAEQHTNHDIKLITTDLFEEMVDYLKKGVIQATLFQNPYRQGWEAVNILFQFLTEKRKPPTHHYLEPVVVMCSNLDFYYPQFKRRVLK, from the coding sequence ATGAACGACCACAAGCGAAGACCAACCATAAAAGACATTGCCTCTTTAGCCGGGGTTTCCATTGGTACTGTGGACCGGGCGCTTCACAACCGGCGTGGGATAGACCCTCAAACTCGGCAAAGGATTTTGACTATTGCCGAAAAAATTGGTTATCGCAAAAACCGAGTAGCCAGCATTCTTACCAGAAAGAAACCTTTGGTTTTTGCAGCTGTCTTTCCACAAAAACTTCACTATTTCTACGATGACGTACGGCAGGGCTTCAAAGAGGCCATAGAAGCCCTACAGGATTTCAAAGTATACCCCCTGGTTTACAGTGTTGAAAGCCTGGGGCAGGGAGAAGAAAATGTTTTGCAAAAACTTCTCCAAGAAGATATTGATGCTCTGGTGCTTACACCCGGTCATCGCAGCAAACTGAACCCCCTGATTAATCAGTTTGTCGAAAAGAACATACCCGTGGTTACTGTGTCCACAGATGCCCCAGAGAGTAAGAGATTAACATCGGTTTGTGTCAACCCTTATCAAAACGGTGAATTAGCTGGCGAGCTGTTAGCTAAAATCGTTACCGGACCCCGGGTGGCCATTATGGTTGGTTCTCTGGAAATAGAGGACCACCGTCAGAAAGTGGACGGTTTCACCAATGCTTTTCTCGCTATGCACCCAGATGGAGAAGTGGTAGCGGTAGTAGAGAACCATGAAAGGGAAGAACTGGCTGCTCAAAACACGGAGGAATTATTACGGAAATACCCCGATCTTGCAGGAATCTATGTCGCCACAGCAAACTCGGTAGCTGTCTGTAAGGTACTTGCTGAGCAACACACGAACCACGATATCAAGCTGATCACCACAGATCTTTTTGAGGAAATGGTTGATTATCTCAAAAAGGGGGTGATACAGGCAACGCTTTTTCAAAATCCTTACCGTCAGGGATGGGAAGCAGTAAACATTCTTTTTCAGTTCCTAACCGAGAAACGGAAACCACCAACCCATCATTATTTGGAACCTGTGGTGGTAATGTGTAGTAATCTGGATTTTTACTATCCTCAATTCAAAAGGAGGGTCTTGAAATGA
- a CDS encoding DUF2007 domain-containing protein, with protein sequence MQYQKVMLAANRVEAELIKGYLEAEGIRVILRPSTEPYGGEAYFGDTGPLEILVPQPLAQKAKLIINDIRPRK encoded by the coding sequence ATGCAATACCAGAAAGTAATGCTTGCTGCGAACCGGGTAGAAGCAGAACTCATAAAAGGGTATCTTGAAGCAGAGGGAATACGGGTAATTCTCCGCCCCTCCACCGAGCCTTACGGAGGAGAAGCCTACTTTGGAGATACGGGTCCCTTAGAGATATTGGTTCCGCAACCACTTGCACAGAAAGCTAAATTGATCATCAACGATATTCGCCCTCGAAAATAG
- a CDS encoding glycyl-radical enzyme activating protein has translation MKGIVFDIQHFSIHDGPGIRTTVFLKGCPLRCLWCHNPESQKPEPEIGFWPEQCLECGTCEKVCPYHACNLQNPHRVNRQKCTLCGKCIELCPVSALFIIGKEMSVEEVIAEVSKDEAFYSQSGGGVTISGGEPLYQFEFVRSLTLRLKKLGYHIAIDTSGYIRGTPEDLQRLLEIADMVDLVLYDLKVIDAQKHLKYTGVNNKSILQNALQLASRYPSKCLFRYPLIPGINDSQEDIAMLTEFLASIPKCKIEVLAYHRLGINKYARIGKVYALEKLPLPEQKHLESVKLQISKLSNVQLLES, from the coding sequence ATGAAAGGAATCGTCTTTGACATACAGCATTTTTCTATACACGATGGGCCAGGGATAAGAACTACTGTGTTCTTAAAAGGGTGTCCTCTGCGCTGTCTCTGGTGCCACAACCCAGAATCCCAGAAACCCGAACCAGAAATAGGTTTCTGGCCTGAGCAATGTCTGGAATGTGGCACCTGTGAGAAAGTATGCCCTTACCATGCCTGCAATCTCCAAAATCCCCACCGGGTCAATCGTCAAAAGTGTACTCTCTGTGGCAAGTGTATAGAATTATGTCCGGTTTCTGCGCTCTTCATTATTGGAAAGGAAATGAGCGTTGAAGAAGTAATTGCCGAAGTGTCTAAAGACGAAGCTTTTTATAGCCAATCCGGTGGAGGAGTAACCATCTCAGGAGGAGAACCCCTCTATCAGTTTGAATTTGTCCGCTCTTTAACTCTTCGTCTAAAAAAGCTGGGATATCATATCGCAATTGACACTTCAGGCTATATCAGGGGTACACCGGAAGACCTGCAACGTCTCCTGGAAATAGCTGACATGGTAGACCTTGTGCTCTATGACCTAAAAGTAATTGATGCCCAAAAACATCTCAAATACACGGGTGTTAACAATAAAAGCATTTTGCAAAACGCCTTGCAGTTGGCCAGCCGGTACCCCTCAAAATGTTTATTCCGTTACCCGCTAATACCGGGCATAAATGATTCTCAGGAAGACATAGCAATGCTTACCGAGTTTCTCGCTTCCATCCCCAAATGTAAAATTGAAGTACTTGCCTATCATCGCTTAGGAATAAACAAGTACGCCCGCATAGGCAAAGTGTACGCACTCGAAAAGCTCCCTTTGCCAGAGCAAAAGCACCTGGAATCCGTGAAGCTCCAGATATCAAAGCTTTCCAACGTGCAATTGCTGGAAAGCTGA
- a CDS encoding glutamine amidotransferase, translating into MKNQETLKVLLVGETWIVSKFHIKGFDVVPLGGYEDFSIYFREALQKYADLEVDHLPNHLALSMFPQTLEELKKYDVLILSDVGRNTLTLYPDVFRVPMGKDKLTLIRDFVAKGGALVMCGGWMSFQGFRAMANYHGSPVEEALPVHIQTTDDRVETTEGVKPEILLPEHPALKGIPLREWPLFLGYNKLKAKVGAETIAKFGEDVFIAVWEYEKGRSMAFSSDMAPHWGTAFVNWQYYAQFWYQSLKWLAKR; encoded by the coding sequence TTGAAAAATCAGGAAACATTAAAAGTGCTTCTGGTAGGCGAAACCTGGATAGTATCGAAGTTTCACATAAAAGGTTTCGATGTTGTCCCATTGGGAGGATATGAAGATTTTTCTATTTACTTTAGAGAAGCCCTGCAAAAATATGCTGACCTTGAAGTAGATCATCTACCTAACCACCTTGCTCTATCCATGTTTCCCCAAACTCTTGAAGAGCTCAAAAAATACGATGTCCTGATACTGAGCGATGTGGGAAGAAATACTTTAACCCTTTATCCAGACGTTTTCAGAGTACCGATGGGCAAAGACAAACTAACCCTTATACGCGACTTTGTTGCCAAGGGAGGAGCACTGGTCATGTGTGGCGGCTGGATGTCTTTCCAGGGTTTCAGAGCTATGGCAAACTACCATGGAAGCCCAGTTGAAGAAGCATTGCCAGTTCATATTCAAACAACCGATGATAGAGTGGAAACGACCGAGGGCGTTAAACCCGAGATACTCCTTCCTGAACATCCAGCATTAAAAGGGATTCCCCTTCGAGAGTGGCCTCTCTTTCTTGGATATAACAAGCTGAAAGCAAAAGTTGGAGCCGAAACCATTGCCAAATTCGGCGAAGATGTCTTTATCGCTGTCTGGGAGTACGAAAAGGGAAGGAGTATGGCCTTTTCCTCCGACATGGCACCTCACTGGGGTACTGCTTTCGTAAACTGGCAGTACTATGCTCAATTCTGGTATCAGAGCTTAAAGTGGTTAGCTAAAAGATAA